A segment of the Salvelinus namaycush isolate Seneca chromosome 3, SaNama_1.0, whole genome shotgun sequence genome:
GTAAGATGGTGCCGAAGAGTGGTCCAGTCAAGGGGGTATCCAGAACTCTGCTCTTACTGTAATTGGACAATTATCCATTATTACTGCTGAGTCACATTGGGCCGTCATGGACAAGTCATGTCTTTGACATCCTGGGGTAGATGGCTTTAATAGTGGAAGGGGTGAAGTTGGCAGAGGAGACTGTGATCTCCAGGCCCTCCAGCCTATGGGAGGGCGCCTCAGTCTTACTGGTACTGCACTCTAGGAAGGGCACACCTATCTTCTTCACCTGGCCATCCTTGGTGAGGAGGCAGCGTTGACACAGCAGCCTCAGGATGGCCCTCCTCATGTCCTTACTGGTCAGTGTATAGATGATGGGATTGAGGAGCGAGTTGAACATGGCGATGCCCAGGAAGTAGTCCGCCTTGAAGAGCACCTGGCAGCTCCGTGCCGGGCAGCAGAAGTCCagcaggaggaggatgaagagaggcAGCCAGCAGACGATGAAGACGCCCAGCACGATGGTGACAGTCTTCAGCAGGGCCATGTACTTCTGGGACTTGCGGGCCAGGCCTTTGCGCTGCGGGCCAGAGCCCAGGTGCTTTGTGTTGGACTTGACAGTGTGGAAAATGCGCACATAAAGCACCACGATGGCCAGCAGCACAGCGGTGAACACGGTGATGAAGAAGAGGATGTAGCTTTTGGCGAAGAGCGGCAGGACGGTGGAGCACTGGTCCAGACGGCCCATACAGTTCCAGCCCAGGACGGGCAGCACCCCCAGGAACACTGACAGAACCCAGCTGGCCCCGATCAGGGCAAACATCCGGCCTCGCTTGGCCCCCTGGTAGGGCTTCATCCTCACCATGGTGACGTGGCGCTCAATGGCGATGGCCAGGAGGCTGATGACGGAGGCGGCCAGCGTTATGAAGACCCCCCCCTCCCTCAGGAACCACAGCACAGGGGTCATATTTAACGTGTTGGCCCCTGAAGTCACAATGTTCACCATGTAGGTGAAGCCTGCTAGCAGGTCTGAGAGTGTTAGGCTGCCTAACAGATAGTACATGGGCAGATGGAATTTTTTATTCCTCCAGATAGCTAACAGCACCACAGCATTCTCCAGCACTATGAGCAAGCAGATCAGCAGGAAGGCTATGGCCTCTGGCTTTAGTCCATCCTTGTACTTGTTCTCCTTCAGTTTGCCTGTGTAGTTGTAGTGTTCTCTGATGACAGCATTGCTCTGGTACTCGTGGAACATCCGGAGCAGGTACCCTGCCGAGGGGGTCATGGGAACCACAGTGGGGGCAGCAACAGCAGCGTAAGCGGCATGCGATGCTTCCATTGGTATTCTGGGAATGTTGCTTTCTTTTTAGCTGACAAGATGCTTTCCACTCTGCGTCACATAGTTCTTAAGCAGTCCATAATTCAATATGTTGGAAGTGGGGAATGTACATTCCTTAGGAAATCTATCTTTGAATGTCGTTTCTGACAGATAGATCAGTCCAGTTTTTTGTATTTAGTATTAGAATGGATGGTAATAAGAATGTTCAATGTGATTATCCAAAACCGTGCAATGCCTGGACAATCCACTGGATGGCTCAGACAAGCAAGAAACCTGGAAACAAAATAACAGTattgatatacagtataataGCCTATTTATCTGTAACAACACACACATGTaaagaaaaggggggggggggcgtacaTTCCTCATTAATCTTGTAATTAACAGTACCTGTCTTCATTCAAATTCTAATAGAATGTTTTTGAGTATGAAACTGGCAAAGACTTTACTCCACAGGTGCCTTACAAATGAGAAATTACCAAGCTAAGGCGCCATTAAAAATACATAATAACAGAATTCCCAATATTAGTGTTTTGTCCTGGAGAAACTTGGCCTATTATGTCACTAATTCATATTCATCTTTAGCATATTTATCTTTGTCTTCAAGCTCAGTTTTATTTTGGGGGGCAAAACTGTCAT
Coding sequences within it:
- the LOC120038875 gene encoding sphingosine 1-phosphate receptor 1-like, with the translated sequence MEASHAAYAAVAAPTVVPMTPSAGYLLRMFHEYQSNAVIREHYNYTGKLKENKYKDGLKPEAIAFLLICLLIVLENAVVLLAIWRNKKFHLPMYYLLGSLTLSDLLAGFTYMVNIVTSGANTLNMTPVLWFLREGGVFITLAASVISLLAIAIERHVTMVRMKPYQGAKRGRMFALIGASWVLSVFLGVLPVLGWNCMGRLDQCSTVLPLFAKSYILFFITVFTAVLLAIVVLYVRIFHTVKSNTKHLGSGPQRKGLARKSQKYMALLKTVTIVLGVFIVCWLPLFILLLLDFCCPARSCQVLFKADYFLGIAMFNSLLNPIIYTLTSKDMRRAILRLLCQRCLLTKDGQVKKIGVPFLECSTSKTEAPSHRLEGLEITVSSANFTPSTIKAIYPRMSKT